A region from the Camarhynchus parvulus chromosome 23, STF_HiC, whole genome shotgun sequence genome encodes:
- the GMEB1 gene encoding glucocorticoid modulatory element-binding protein 1 isoform X2, with protein sequence MANAEVSVPVGDVVVVPSDGNEGESPEDTKTQVILQLQPVQQGIYQEGSEASAAVVAVETHTIHKLEEGIDPSTLETSEEIEIAYPITCGESKAILLWKKFVCPGINVKCVKFNDQLISPKHFVHLAGKSTLKDWKRAIRLGGIMLRKMMDSGQIDFYQHDKVCTNTCRSTKFDLLISSARAPVPGQQSVVQTPTSADGSITQIALSEESMEEGIEWNSALTAAVTMATEEGMKKDTDEISEDTLMFWKGIADVGLMEEVVCNIQKEIEEVLRGVQQRLGQSPFQMTVLNNVAHTFGLMDTVKKVLDNRKNQTEQGEEQFLYTLADLERQLEEQKKLARDQKTKSQTIQNVVLMPMSTPKPPKRPRLQRPASATILSPSTPIQQPQFTVISPIAIAPVGQQFSMGNIPVAALSQGSSPVTVHTLPSGSQLFRYATVVSSSKTSSSDTVTLHPSSSLALLSSAAMQDTGALANVATMVNPVELVAMESGITSTIQAVEGTSDDGQTIIEIDPAPDPEADTDESEGKAVILETELRTEEKVVGDVEDHQHQVHNVEIVVLED encoded by the exons ATGGCGAATGCCGAGGTGAGCGTCCCTGTGGGTGATGTGGTGGTTGTACCAAGTGACGGGAATGAAGGGGAGAGCCCAGAGGATACCAAAACCCAAGTGATCTTGCAGCTCCAGCCGGTGCAGCAAGG GATTTACCAAGAGGGCTCCGAGGCCAGTGCCGCTGTGGTGGCCGTGGAAACCCACACCATCCACAAGCTGGAAGAAGGGATTG ACCCCAGCACCCTTGAAACGAGTGAGGAAATCGAGATTGCCTATCCCATCACCTGTGGGGAGAGCAAAGCCATCCTCCTCTGGAAGAAGTTTGTCTGCCCAGGAATTAATGTCAAGTGTGTGAAG TTCAATGACCAACTGATTAGCCCGAAGCACTTTGTTCACCTGGCTGGGAAGTCTACCCTGAAGGACTGGAAGAGAGCTATTCGCCTTGGAGGAATCATGCTAAG GAAGATGATGGATTCAGGGCAGATTGACTTCTACCAACACGACAAAGTTTGCACCAACACCTGTCGAAGCACCAAGTTTGATCTCCTGatcagcagtgccagagcacCAGTGCCGGGGCAGCAGAGCGTGGTGCAGACTCCAACCTCAGCCGATG GGAGCATCACCCAGATTGCACTGTCGGAGGAGAGTATGGAGGAGGGGATAGAGTGGAACTCGGCTCTGacagctgctgtcaccatggCCACTGAGGAAGGCATGAAAAAGGACACGGATGAGATTTCAG AGGACACACTGATGTTCTGGAAAGGAATAGCTGATGTGGGGCTGATGGAAGAGGTGGTGTGCAACATCCAAAAGGAAATAGAAGAAGTCCTAAGAGGTGTGCAGCAGCGGTTGGGTCAGTCTCCCTTCCAGATGACAG TCCTGAACAACGTCGCCCATACATTTGGCTTAATGGACACAGTCAAGAAGGTACTGGACAACAGGAAAAACCAGACAGAGCAAGGAGAGGAACAGTTTCTTTACACACTGGCAG ACCTGGAGCGGCAGctggaagaacagaagaaaCTTGCCAGGGACCAGAAGACCAAGTCTCAAACCATCCAGAATGTGGTGCTGATGCCCATGAGCACTCCCAAGCCTCCCAAGAGACCCCGTCTGCAGCGCCCAGCCTCCGCTACCATCCTCAGCCCTTCCACCCCCATCCAGCAGCCTCAGTTCACTGTCATCTCCCCCATTGCCATTGCGCCCGTTGGACAACAGTTCTCTATGGGCAACATCCCAGTGGCAGCCCTCAGCCAAGGCTCCAGCCCAGTGACTGTTCATACCTTGCCGTCTGGCTCCCAGCTCTTCCGATATGCCACCGTGGTTTCATCCTCCAAGACCAGCTCCTCGGACACCGTCACCCTGCACCCGtcctccagcctggcactgctgagctcagcagccaTGCAGGACACCGGGGCCCTGGCCAATGTGGCGACCATGGTCAACCCTGTGGAACTAGTGGCCATGGAGTCTGGCATCACTTCCACCATCCAAGCTGTGGAAGGCACCTCGGACGATGGGCAGACCATCATAGAGATCGACCCAGCGCCGGATCCTGAGGCGGACACAGACGAATCAGAGGGCAAAGCTGTGATCCTGGAGACAGAGCTGAGGACTGAGGAGAAAGTGGTGGGAGATGTGGAAGACCATCAGCACCAGGTCCATAATGTGGAGATTGTGGTCTTGGAAGACTAG
- the GMEB1 gene encoding glucocorticoid modulatory element-binding protein 1 isoform X1 — MANAEVSVPVGDVVVVPSDGNEGESPEDTKTQVILQLQPVQQGIYQEGSEASAAVVAVETHTIHKLEEGIDPSTLETSEEIEIAYPITCGESKAILLWKKFVCPGINVKCVKFNDQLISPKHFVHLAGKSTLKDWKRAIRLGGIMLRKMMDSGQIDFYQHDKVCTNTCRSTKFDLLISSARAPVPGQQSVVQTPTSADGSITQIALSEESMEEGIEWNSALTAAVTMATEEGMKKDTDEISEDTLMFWKGIADVGLMEEVVCNIQKEIEEVLRGVQQRLGQSPFQMTDAAVLNNVAHTFGLMDTVKKVLDNRKNQTEQGEEQFLYTLADLERQLEEQKKLARDQKTKSQTIQNVVLMPMSTPKPPKRPRLQRPASATILSPSTPIQQPQFTVISPIAIAPVGQQFSMGNIPVAALSQGSSPVTVHTLPSGSQLFRYATVVSSSKTSSSDTVTLHPSSSLALLSSAAMQDTGALANVATMVNPVELVAMESGITSTIQAVEGTSDDGQTIIEIDPAPDPEADTDESEGKAVILETELRTEEKVVGDVEDHQHQVHNVEIVVLED, encoded by the exons ATGGCGAATGCCGAGGTGAGCGTCCCTGTGGGTGATGTGGTGGTTGTACCAAGTGACGGGAATGAAGGGGAGAGCCCAGAGGATACCAAAACCCAAGTGATCTTGCAGCTCCAGCCGGTGCAGCAAGG GATTTACCAAGAGGGCTCCGAGGCCAGTGCCGCTGTGGTGGCCGTGGAAACCCACACCATCCACAAGCTGGAAGAAGGGATTG ACCCCAGCACCCTTGAAACGAGTGAGGAAATCGAGATTGCCTATCCCATCACCTGTGGGGAGAGCAAAGCCATCCTCCTCTGGAAGAAGTTTGTCTGCCCAGGAATTAATGTCAAGTGTGTGAAG TTCAATGACCAACTGATTAGCCCGAAGCACTTTGTTCACCTGGCTGGGAAGTCTACCCTGAAGGACTGGAAGAGAGCTATTCGCCTTGGAGGAATCATGCTAAG GAAGATGATGGATTCAGGGCAGATTGACTTCTACCAACACGACAAAGTTTGCACCAACACCTGTCGAAGCACCAAGTTTGATCTCCTGatcagcagtgccagagcacCAGTGCCGGGGCAGCAGAGCGTGGTGCAGACTCCAACCTCAGCCGATG GGAGCATCACCCAGATTGCACTGTCGGAGGAGAGTATGGAGGAGGGGATAGAGTGGAACTCGGCTCTGacagctgctgtcaccatggCCACTGAGGAAGGCATGAAAAAGGACACGGATGAGATTTCAG AGGACACACTGATGTTCTGGAAAGGAATAGCTGATGTGGGGCTGATGGAAGAGGTGGTGTGCAACATCCAAAAGGAAATAGAAGAAGTCCTAAGAGGTGTGCAGCAGCGGTTGGGTCAGTCTCCCTTCCAGATGACAG ATGCTGCAGTCCTGAACAACGTCGCCCATACATTTGGCTTAATGGACACAGTCAAGAAGGTACTGGACAACAGGAAAAACCAGACAGAGCAAGGAGAGGAACAGTTTCTTTACACACTGGCAG ACCTGGAGCGGCAGctggaagaacagaagaaaCTTGCCAGGGACCAGAAGACCAAGTCTCAAACCATCCAGAATGTGGTGCTGATGCCCATGAGCACTCCCAAGCCTCCCAAGAGACCCCGTCTGCAGCGCCCAGCCTCCGCTACCATCCTCAGCCCTTCCACCCCCATCCAGCAGCCTCAGTTCACTGTCATCTCCCCCATTGCCATTGCGCCCGTTGGACAACAGTTCTCTATGGGCAACATCCCAGTGGCAGCCCTCAGCCAAGGCTCCAGCCCAGTGACTGTTCATACCTTGCCGTCTGGCTCCCAGCTCTTCCGATATGCCACCGTGGTTTCATCCTCCAAGACCAGCTCCTCGGACACCGTCACCCTGCACCCGtcctccagcctggcactgctgagctcagcagccaTGCAGGACACCGGGGCCCTGGCCAATGTGGCGACCATGGTCAACCCTGTGGAACTAGTGGCCATGGAGTCTGGCATCACTTCCACCATCCAAGCTGTGGAAGGCACCTCGGACGATGGGCAGACCATCATAGAGATCGACCCAGCGCCGGATCCTGAGGCGGACACAGACGAATCAGAGGGCAAAGCTGTGATCCTGGAGACAGAGCTGAGGACTGAGGAGAAAGTGGTGGGAGATGTGGAAGACCATCAGCACCAGGTCCATAATGTGGAGATTGTGGTCTTGGAAGACTAG